A DNA window from Actinomycetota bacterium contains the following coding sequences:
- a CDS encoding NADH-quinone oxidoreductase subunit D produces the protein MNDPRSLIAEVGLLAAEGTHDPGLPPAGLKRAPRGVDGLTTEHLIINMGPQHPSTHGVLRLIIEVDGEEVVAAETSLGYLHRGIEKLAESRRFNQLGTLMDRGDYVSGMHGEQAAALATEKLLAVEVPRKAAWIRVLVAELTRIASHLVWFGTFGLDTGAMGQFLYAMRDREALLDILEAISGQRMMFNYIRPGGVLADLPVGVDAAIIAFCDSFDRYLEEHHALLGGNEIFQHRVKGIGVIDRDTAVAFGLTGANLRAAGLGFDVRRDRPYDAYPEMEFDIPVGAVGDAWDRYMVRMEEMRQAVRIVRQCVAGMPDGEFMAKVPKVLRPAAGEAYASVESSRGETGVHILSDGSDTPYRYHYRGPSLFAAQALEEILPGHLLADVVMIIGSTDIMLGEVDR, from the coding sequence GTGAACGATCCCCGGAGCCTCATCGCCGAAGTGGGGCTGCTCGCTGCCGAGGGCACGCACGACCCCGGACTGCCGCCGGCGGGGCTCAAGCGTGCACCGCGAGGCGTCGACGGGCTCACGACCGAGCATCTCATCATCAACATGGGCCCCCAGCACCCCTCCACGCACGGCGTCTTGCGTCTCATCATCGAGGTCGACGGCGAGGAGGTCGTTGCGGCCGAAACCTCGCTCGGCTACTTGCATCGTGGCATTGAGAAGCTGGCGGAAAGCCGCCGGTTCAACCAGCTCGGCACGCTCATGGACCGCGGCGACTACGTCTCCGGCATGCACGGCGAGCAGGCAGCGGCGCTTGCGACCGAGAAGCTGCTCGCGGTCGAGGTCCCGCGCAAGGCCGCATGGATTCGCGTGCTCGTCGCAGAGCTCACGCGCATCGCGAGCCACCTCGTGTGGTTCGGGACGTTCGGCCTGGACACCGGTGCGATGGGGCAGTTCCTCTACGCGATGCGTGACCGCGAGGCGCTCCTCGACATTCTCGAAGCCATCAGTGGCCAAAGAATGATGTTCAACTACATTCGCCCGGGTGGAGTTCTTGCCGACTTGCCGGTTGGAGTCGATGCGGCGATCATCGCGTTCTGTGACAGCTTCGATCGCTACCTCGAGGAGCACCACGCACTTCTTGGCGGGAACGAGATCTTCCAACACCGCGTCAAGGGAATCGGCGTCATCGACCGCGACACGGCCGTGGCGTTCGGTCTCACCGGCGCGAACCTTCGCGCAGCGGGACTCGGCTTCGACGTGCGCCGGGACCGCCCATACGACGCGTACCCGGAGATGGAGTTCGACATTCCCGTCGGCGCCGTCGGTGACGCGTGGGACCGCTATATGGTCCGCATGGAAGAGATGCGCCAGGCTGTCCGGATCGTTCGCCAGTGCGTCGCGGGGATGCCTGACGGTGAGTTCATGGCGAAAGTGCCCAAGGTGCTGCGGCCCGCCGCCGGTGAGGCCTACGCCTCGGTCGAGTCGTCTCGCGGCGAGACCGGCGTGCACATCTTGTCGGACGGATCCGACACACCCTACCGCTACCACTATCGCGGCCCGTCGCTCTTCGCCGCGCAGGCGCTCGAGGAGATTTTGCCGGGGCACCTGCTCGCCGATGTCGTCATGATCATCGGCTCGACCGACATCATGCTCGGGGAGGTGGATCGGTGA
- a CDS encoding NADH-quinone oxidoreductase subunit H produces the protein MSPALVVILRIAAALGLMLANGVVLIYMLRKVLGHLHVRIGPAHVGPKGILQTTMDVLKLLTKEDITPSAVDKALFFIAPAAVFVPSLAAYAALPFGGTWRITNLDTGLLYTFAALSLVPIGILMAGWASANKWSLLGGMRAAAQQIAYEVPLLLSVLPIVMFTGTLNLGEIVQSQGGLWLGVVPRWHITFPLFWPTFLIFCIAALVELNQTPFDMSEAESELVAGFASEYSAMKFGLLFLSEFSNQFIVSALAVVLFFGGGMIPWAPQSWYAAVPILAPAAFIIKTYIGIFVMMWIRGTFPRVRIDQLMSLGWKWLIPASLGWILVTGLIVKLTQGVG, from the coding sequence GTGAGCCCGGCGCTGGTGGTCATATTGCGCATTGCTGCCGCCCTCGGGCTAATGCTCGCCAACGGTGTCGTGCTCATCTACATGCTGCGCAAGGTCCTTGGCCATCTGCACGTGCGAATCGGCCCCGCGCATGTGGGCCCGAAGGGCATTCTGCAGACCACGATGGACGTGCTCAAGCTCCTGACCAAGGAAGACATCACGCCGAGCGCGGTCGACAAGGCACTCTTCTTCATCGCGCCCGCGGCGGTGTTCGTCCCCTCGCTCGCGGCCTACGCCGCACTGCCGTTCGGCGGCACATGGCGCATCACGAACCTCGACACCGGACTGCTCTACACGTTCGCTGCGCTCTCGCTCGTGCCGATCGGGATACTGATGGCCGGGTGGGCGAGCGCGAACAAGTGGTCGCTCCTTGGCGGGATGCGTGCCGCAGCGCAGCAGATCGCCTACGAGGTGCCGCTGTTGCTGTCGGTCCTGCCTATCGTGATGTTCACCGGCACGCTCAACCTCGGCGAGATCGTGCAATCGCAAGGGGGCCTGTGGCTCGGCGTGGTCCCGCGCTGGCACATCACGTTCCCGCTGTTCTGGCCGACGTTCCTCATCTTCTGCATCGCGGCACTCGTCGAGCTCAACCAAACACCGTTCGACATGTCCGAGGCGGAGTCCGAGCTCGTCGCGGGCTTCGCGTCCGAGTACTCGGCGATGAAGTTCGGACTGCTGTTCCTGTCGGAGTTCTCGAACCAGTTCATCGTCTCGGCGCTGGCGGTCGTGCTCTTCTTCGGCGGGGGGATGATCCCGTGGGCGCCGCAGTCGTGGTACGCGGCGGTGCCGATTCTCGCCCCGGCGGCGTTCATCATCAAGACCTACATCGGGATCTTCGTGATGATGTGGATTCGCGGGACTTTCCCGCGCGTGCGTATCGATCAGCTCATGTCGCTCGGGTGGAAGTGGCTTATCCCCGCGTCGCTCGGGTGGATCCTGGTCACGGGTCTGATCGTGAAGCTCACGCAGGGGGTGGGCTGA
- a CDS encoding 4Fe-4S binding protein, whose amino-acid sequence MWGTGLLNGLRITLLNMMRGPITVRYPYEKLQLPERARWAVQLKLAEDGSHTCTACMTCVRICPDHILDLEITTAEDKSKHIDRFLYELGACMMCGLCVEACPFDAIEMGQDYELAVTDPALLVTSLIEDVDAASPRRDKVVNADG is encoded by the coding sequence ATGTGGGGGACCGGACTACTCAACGGACTGCGCATCACCCTGCTGAACATGATGCGCGGGCCTATCACCGTGAGGTACCCCTACGAGAAGCTCCAGCTTCCCGAACGTGCACGTTGGGCTGTACAGCTGAAGCTCGCCGAGGACGGATCGCACACGTGCACGGCATGCATGACCTGCGTGCGCATCTGCCCCGACCACATCCTCGACCTCGAGATCACGACCGCCGAGGACAAGTCGAAGCACATCGACCGGTTTCTCTACGAACTTGGCGCATGCATGATGTGTGGGTTGTGCGTCGAGGCGTGCCCGTTCGACGCGATCGAGATGGGGCAGGACTACGAGCTCGCGGTGACGGACCCCGCGCTGCTCGTCACGAGCCTGATCGAGGACGTCGATGCGGCCTCGCCGCGGCGCGACAAGGTGGTGAACGCCGATGGCTGA